In Lates calcarifer isolate ASB-BC8 linkage group LG4, TLL_Latcal_v3, whole genome shotgun sequence, a genomic segment contains:
- the ankrd12 gene encoding ankyrin repeat domain-containing protein 12 isoform X1, with protein MAKPGSDRDGAMVDKQAGKKSKDKLSPFTKTPKLDRSELLGKEGKAKSSMKRKLSFTTSPPRTEERDSDTDDSDPGQSSETWGERLVPPSCRIYADKDGPDKKKVKKEAGGKKSQAPNLLFGYPLSERKQMALLMQMTANSPDSTPSHPSQTTPVQKKVPSSTSSRQKDKVNKRNERGETPLHMAAIRGDAKQVKELISLGADVNVKDFAGWTPLHEACNLGYYDVAKVLIAAGAEVNTQGLDDDTPLHDASSSGHKDIVKLLLRHGGNAFQANKRGERPVDVADSQELEQLLKGEVPLSDQDESSSESEDPPSVNPSSVDDNMEDSDTEKDSDGKPATKASSSVPGLDEYEFKDEEEEEDLSKALNDRHILRRELRQREKEDKDRNHVAGKQSGKGDSSSKSKKQKTSRVHCSSDTSSDEMESLPEKRNSPTCSQSSEGLKADTRSKKDNAEQKDKGKVKRKSKSQNKNKENQEDGKENSKTLVLSLATVSESTEKGREEDSFKMSFSPKDDSSVHLFHLSSIKSPKLNHNLTDKQTPLKQENTKMCVSISDSSCPVDSVKYNHYTDADYCTEGSSTKGCKHKEKSKHQQKDSSVDGDDGHSSPYKDGSIGNSIDSTEGALQKTDLDGKVVKKHKLKHKEKDKHRREYEAERSRHRQKEARKDSHRNLEFDREFWKENFFKSDETDEPLPVKKEGEDTSSLQKTSDSSPVKDERNTKEKHSSSKEKRPREEREKDKAVKKERKEAAGKEEKVKDSKLSERDERVDCHGSGRIPEESLQSNSMKEETEEKPISGITADQEQLEPSEKGSREKTDKRLPGKEKDSEKMEKRHPDKEKKVKTEHSDKAEPQNSVDRWKEKERTGAISSHSPGDKNYKENEKLKSLSTTKKHEDSRKNKDKFDKRSDRERQDREYSAGDHREKDRTNSDKKGKPLEKTADHKSDRSKEKDCDRKKREKIKDGTLSSSSNLKLLLEEKKSYLSESGKSLSTKSKEEVVRTPEKDRDRRDRDRDSERHKDKDKDRHKDRSQQAKISKVKPNETDVDKAKSKASPATRDTKPKEKRLVNDDLMQTSFERMLSLKDQEIEQWHRKHLEKIKQKERERLKQRPLADPGKPKPKDRTKTEACLSKELLRSKSSEASDVHGRDKPLKDGTSPRTMSLDGKSLPSISAKVMSAVENCLTRSPRPESERCGLMSRSVSLVSVASSEDSCQATTLTPKHVEYDSDMNMEASDSQPAFLQSSLVIQATRSPSVHDKDCNSLPDVPQSNRTLLSGRHESPYLRAILDEDANSSTEGKPVENLPKSNLPAEEVRTRETSAETEESLSSQHVNSVADSVTEREGSTPGCLTPQMSNKDPLNKNLNPQSSLSQCSGSQTGSAEQKALSSSESPAVKDVQCLMENSQAECSNKDSDQPSAPTASLSVESSALANTKTFQQREPLPSSGVESQQQTETGTMQVSDHKEKLLENPERPEPESMEISPESFRTEGMGSPVPSTSSHIPSSTAGESLPGFSKTNTESKSSQEDVDVNNHDCKKSKPSSDAAGPCLDVQMENKDAVPSASPEHKAEETTDVPQSSENNSGAAVSVTPESSSVEGSVATEGSSESKAESSSEPMEVTPADEKPESSSTGEEPSQSTVQPAAQTDVSSNTSGSSSPQSGDRESDSSGAKIKVRSADDEVDVHVPHPRKRKMPKVSNSQPCSTTQQDKERGQQSLAAIVDSVKLEEIQPYQTERANPYYEFLHIRKKIEEKRKVLCSVTPQPPQYYDEYVTFNGSYLLDGNPLSKLCIPTITPPPSLPEQLKEMFKQQEVVRMKLRLQHSIEREKLIVSNEQEVLRVHYRAARTLANQTLPFSACTVLLDAEVYNMPQDVQSDDGKTSVRDRFNARQFMSWLQDVDDKFDKLKTCLLMRQQHEAAALNAVQRLEWQLKLQELDPATYKSTSIFEIPEFYIPLVEVNDDFDLTPI; from the exons AGCAAAGACAAGTTGTCCCCTTTCACCAAAACTCCGAAGCTGGACCGGAGTGAATTGCtggggaaggaaggaaaagccAAGTCTTCCATGAAGCGCAAGCTCTCCTTCACTACCAGTCCGCCCCGGACGGAGGAGCGAGACTCAGACACCG ATGACTCAGACCCAGGCCAGTCGAGTGAGACCTGGGGAGAGAGATTAGTGCCTCCCTCCTGCAGGATATACGCAG ATAAAGATGGACCAGACAAGAAGAAGGTGAAAAAGGAGGCTGGGGGCAAGAAGTCCCAGGCTCCCAACCTTTTGTTTGGGTATCCTCTGTCGGAGCGCAAACAGATGGCTCTCCTAATGCAGATGACTGCCAACAGTCCAG ACTCCACACCCAGTCACCCCTCTCAAACGACCCCCGTGCAGAAGAAAGTCCCCAGCAGCACCTCATCCCGACAGAAGGACAAGGTCAACAAGAGGAATGAACGAGGGGAGACGCCCCTCCACATGGCAGCCATCCGGGGAGACGCCAAGCAAGTTAAAGAGCTCATTAGCCTGGGAGCTGATGTCAACGTCAAAGACTTTGCAG GTTGGACTCCTCTCCACGAAGCCTGTAATCTCGGTTACTACGACGTGGCCAAGGTCTTAATAGCAGCAGGTGCAGAGGTGAACACGCAGGGTCTGGATGATGATACGCCGCTTCATGATGCTTCCAGCAGTGGGCATAAAGAT ATCGTGAAGCTGCTACTGCGTCACGGTGGAAATGCCTTCCAGGCCAACAAGCGCGGGGAGCGTCCTGTTGATGTGGCAGACTCCCAGGAGCTGGAGCAGCTATTAAAGGGAGAGGTGCCACTGTCGGACCAAGACGAGAGCTCTTCAG aGTCTGAAGACCCACCGTCGGTAAATCCTTCCagcgtggatgacaacatgGAAGACTCTGATACTGAAAAGGACTCCGATGGCAAACCGGCCACAAAAGCCTCGTCATCCGTGCCAGGGCTGGATGAGTACGAGTTCaaggacgaggaagaggaggaggatctCAGTAAAGCCCTGAACGACAGACACATCCTCCGGAGGGAACTACGGCAGCGGGAGAAGGAGGACAAAGATAGGAATCATGTGGCAGGGAAGCAGAGTGGCAAGGGGGACTCCTCCTCCAAGTCGAAAAAGCAGAAGACTTCTCGTGTCCACTGTAGTTCGGACACCTCCAGCGATGAAATGGAGAGTCTCCCAGAGAAAAGGAACTCGCCCACCTgctctcagagctcagagggCCTCAAGGCAGACACGAGGTCTAAAAAGGACAATGCTGAGCAAAAGGACAAGGGCAAAGTTAAGAGGAAGAGTAAAAGCCAGAATAAAAACAAGGAAAACCAAGAGGATGGGAAAGAGAACAGCAAAACTCTGGTCCTCTCTCTCGCAACTGTGTCCGAGAGCACAGAAAAGGGTCGGGAGGAAGACTCCTTCAAGATGTCTTTCAGTCCTAAAGATGACTCATCCGTCCACCTCTTTCACTTGTCATCCATCAAATCTCctaaactgaaccacaacctgACGGATAAACAAACACCACTCAAACAAGAAAATACTAAGATGTGCGTTTCCATCAGCGACAGCTCATGTCCAGTGGACAGTGTCAAATACAACCACTACACAGACGCAGACTACTGCACTGAAGGCTCCAGCACCAAGGGGTGCAAGCACAAGGAAAAGAgcaaacatcaacagaaagacTCCAGTGTAGACGGAGATGACGGTCATTCGAGCCCTTACAAAGACGGCAGCATAGGAAACAGTATAGACAGCACTGAAGGTGCCTTACAGAAGACCGACTTAGACGGCAAAGTAGTGAAGAAGCATAAGCTTAAACAcaaggagaaagacaaacacaggcGGGAATATGAAGCAGAGCGGAGCCGCCACAGGCAGAAAGAGGCCAGGAAAGACAGCCACAGGAATTTGGAGTTTGACAGAGAGTTCTGGAAAGAAAATTTTTTCaaaagtgatgagacagatgAACCTCTGCCAGTGAAAAAGGAAGGTGAAGACACCAGCTCGCTTCAGAAGACCTCTGATTCCTCCcctgtcaaagatgagagaaacacaaaggagAAGCACTCCAGCAGCAAGGAAAAGAGGCCACGAGAGGAGCGAGAAAAAGACAAGGCCGTGAAAAAAGAGCGGAAGGAGGCTGCTGGTAAAGAGGAGAAGGTAAAGGATTCAAAGCTGAGTGAGCGTGACGAGAGGGTGGACTGCCACGGCTCAGGGCGGATTCCTGAGGAGTCACTGCAGAGCAACAGCAtgaaagaagagacagaggagaaaccCATAAGTGGGATCACAGCTGATCAAGAACAGCTGGAGCCCTCTGAAAAAGGCTCACGCGAAAAAACTGACAAGAGGCTCCCAGGAAAGGAGAAGGATtcagaaaaaatggaaaaaaggcatcctgacaaggaaaaaaaggttaaaacGGAGCACTCTGACAAAGCTGAACCGCAGAATTCAGTGGATCGttggaaggaaaaagaaagaacaggagCCATTTCTTCCCACTCGCCTGGAGATAAAAACTacaaagagaatgaaaaactgaaatctttaTCCACAACAAAAAAGCATGAAGacagcaggaaaaataaagataagTTTGACAAACGGTCTGATAGGGAGAGGCAGGACAGAGAGTACAGTGCTGGGGATCACAGAGAAAAGGATCGCACAAACTCTGATAAGAAAGGAAAACCTCTGGAGAAGACCGCAGATCATAAATCTGATCGCTCCAAAGAAAAGGACTGtgacaggaagaagagagagaaaataaaagatggaaCCCTTTCCTCAAGCTCCAATCTGAAATTACTTttggaagagaagaagagctATCTGTCTGAGAGTGGCAAGTCCTTATCTACAAAATCAAAGGAGGAGGTTGTGAGAACGCCAGAGAAGGATCGCGACAGGAGAGACCGTgacagagactcagagagacACAAGGACAAAGATAAAGACCGGCACAAAGACCGCTCCCAACAGGCCAAGATCAGCAAGGTCAAACCCAACGAGACGGACGTGGACAAAGCCAAGTCAAAAGCCTCACCAGCAACACGAGACACCAAGCCAAAAGAGAAGAGGCTCGTGAACGACGACTTGATGCAGACCAGCTTTGAGCGCATGCTCAGCCTGAAGGACCAGGAGATTGAGCAGTGGCACCGGAAACAtctggagaaaatcaaacagaaagAGCGGGAAAGGCTCAAGCAGCGACCTCTGGCCGACCCAGGGAAGCCCAAGCCTAAAGACAGGACGAAGACCGAAGCATGTCTGAGTAAGGAGCTACTGCGCTCGAAAAGCTCTGAAGCCTCTGACGTCCATGGCAGAGATAAACCCCTGAAGGACGGCACCAGCCCCAGGACGATGTCGCTTGATGGAAAGAGTCTGCCCTCCATCAGCGCAAAGGTCATGTCAGCTGTGGAAAACTGTCTGACCAGATCGCCCAGACCAGAGAGCGAACGCTGTGGCCTCATGTCCAGGTCTGTGTCCTTAGTCTCCGTCGCTAGCTCAGAGGATTCATGTCAAGCTACGACATTAACACCCAAACACGTCGAGTATGACTCGGACATGAATATGGAAGCCTCTGACTCTCAACCTGCATTCCTCCAGTCTTCCCTCGTCATTCAGGCCACCAGGTCGCCGTCTGTTCACGATAAAGATTGCAACAGTCTTCCAGATGTGCCGCAAAGTAATCGGACGCTGCTGTCCGGCAGACATGAATCGCCGTACCTCAGGGCTATTCTGGACGAAGACGCCAACTCATCCACCGAAGGTAAACCCGTTGAAAATCTGCCAAAATCTAACCTGCCGGCTGAGGAGGTGAGAACGAGGGAGAcctcagcagaaacagaggagagccTCAGTAGTCAACATGTGAATTCAGTGGCTGAttcagtcacagagagagaagggagcaCTCCTGGCTGCTTGacaccacaaatgtcaaacaaagACCCTCTGAATAAAAACCTGAATCCACAGTCTAGCCTCTCACAATGTAGTGGCTCTCAAACCGGATCAGCAGAGCAGAAAgctctttcctcctctgaaTCTCCTGCTGTTAAGGACGTCCAGTGTCTGATGGAAAATTCACAGGCAGAATGTAGTAACAAGGATTCTGATCAACCATCAGCACCTACAGCGTCTCTGTCGGTTGAATCTTCAGCGCTCGCAAACACGAAAACTTTCCAGCAGAGAGAACCACTTCCATCCTCTGGTGTGGAGAGCCAACAGCAGACAGAAACGGGCACCATGCAGGTTTCTGACCACAAAGAGAAACTTCTCGAGAACCCAGAGAGACCAGAACCAGAGAGCATGGAAATTAGTCCCGAAAGCTTCAGAACAGAAGGGATGGGAAGTCCTGTACCGTCCACCAGCTCGCACATTCCCAGCTCCACTGCAGGGGAGTCTTTGCCAGGTTTTAGCAAAACTAACACTGAGTCCAAAAGTTCGCAAGAGGATGTGGATGTAAATAACCACGACTGCAAGAAATCTAAACCTTCCAGTGACGCTGCAGGCCCATGTCTCGATGTTCAGATGGAGAATAAGGACGCCGTGCCCTCTGCGAGCCCTGAACACAAGGCCGAAGAGACGACCGACGTCCCGCAGAGCTCAGAGAACAACAGTGGTGCTGCTGTATCTGTTACACCAGAAAGCTCGTCAGTTGAGGGCAGCGTGGCCACCGAGGGCTCGTCCGAATCGAAAGCAGAGTCCTCCTCTGAGCCGATGGAGGTGACACCCGCTGACGAGAAACCAGAGTCCTCTTCAACAGGAGAAGAGCCAAGTCAAAGCACCGTCCAGCCAGCGGCTCAGACCGACGTCAGCAGCAACACCTCAGGGAGCTCCTCTCCACAGTCCGGAGACCGGGAATCCGATTCCTCAGGGGCTAAGATCAAGGTTCGCTCTGCTGACGATGAAGTGGACGTCCACGTTCCCCATCCACGCAAGAGAAAGATGCCCAAAGTGTCCAACTCCCAGCCGTGCTCCACGACTCAGCAGGACAAGGAGAGGGGCCAGCAGTCTCTGGCTGCGATTGTGGACTCTGTAAAACTGGAGGAGATTCAGCCCTACCAGACTGAGAGGGCCAACCCTTACTACGAGTTCCTGCACATCAGGAAGAAGATCGAGGAGAAGCGCAAAGTGTTGTGCAGCGTCACCCCCCAACCACCACAGTATTATGATGAATATGTGACCTTCAACGGATCCTACCTCTTAGATGGGAACCCACTCAGCAAGCTCTGTATACCAACA ataACTCCACCTCCGTCATTACCTGAGCAGCTGAAAGAGATGTTCAAACAACAAGAGGTCGTCCGCATGAAACTCAGACTACAACACAGCATTGAAAGG GAAAAGCTGATTGTTTCAAACGAGCAGGAAGTCTTACGAGTCCATTACCGGGCAGCAAGAACACTAGCCAATCAGACTCTGCCTTTCAGTGCCTGTACAGTTTTACTGGATGCTGAAGTGTACAACATGCCTCAGGACGTCCAG AGCGATGATGGCAAAACGTCAGTAAGAGACCGATTCAACGCCCGGCAGTTTATGTCCTGGTTACAAGATGTCGACGACAAGTTTGACAAACTGAAG ACATGTCTTCTGATGAGGCAGCAGCACGAGGCGGCGGCCCTGAACGCCGTGCAGCGTCTGGAGTGGCAGCTCAAACTGCAGGAGCTGGACCCGGCCACCTACAAGTCCACCAGCATCTTCGAGATCCCCGAGTTCTACATCCCGCTCGTGGAGGTCAACGACGACTTCGACCTCACTCCGATATGA